The Neobacillus sp. OS1-2 genome includes a window with the following:
- a CDS encoding ABC transporter substrate-binding protein: protein MKKGKLLSAALVAVLGISGILTGCSSDEKTTKTETSVSKELVVYSPNPIEFNEPLVKEFEDETGIKVEVISAGAGELLKRIESEGDNPLGDVMWGGSLSSLDPFKDHFAKYQSKNEDKVIDDYKNDDGFITRFSLVPSVIMVNKNLAGELNISGYEDLLNKQLKGKIAFADPAKSSSSFEQVINELYAMGNGDPEKGWDYVGKLIGNLDHKLLSGSSAVYKGVADGEYSVGLTFEEPVVNYMNDGAPVQIVYPKEGTIVKPDGAAIIKGAKNLENAKKFIDFITNEESQTMVANELNRRPVLSTVKIKKDIGMKPLTEIKLISDDQAWSNKNKETILDKFKDIFTSN, encoded by the coding sequence ATGAAGAAAGGGAAATTGTTGTCCGCAGCATTAGTGGCTGTACTTGGAATTTCGGGAATCTTAACAGGTTGTTCATCAGATGAAAAAACAACAAAGACTGAGACCAGTGTAAGTAAGGAACTAGTAGTTTATTCACCAAATCCAATTGAGTTTAATGAGCCTTTGGTAAAAGAATTTGAAGATGAAACAGGAATTAAGGTGGAAGTTATTTCTGCGGGTGCAGGGGAGCTTTTGAAACGAATTGAATCGGAAGGGGATAATCCTTTAGGGGATGTCATGTGGGGAGGATCTTTATCATCGTTAGATCCATTCAAAGATCATTTTGCTAAATATCAATCCAAAAATGAAGACAAGGTTATTGATGACTATAAAAATGATGATGGCTTTATCACACGATTCTCACTCGTTCCAAGTGTCATTATGGTCAATAAAAACCTTGCGGGTGAATTAAATATTAGTGGATATGAGGATTTATTGAATAAGCAATTGAAAGGGAAGATTGCGTTTGCAGACCCAGCAAAATCATCTTCTTCATTCGAACAAGTTATTAACGAATTATATGCGATGGGCAATGGTGATCCTGAAAAAGGATGGGATTATGTAGGAAAATTAATTGGGAATCTTGATCACAAATTATTGAGTGGATCCTCTGCAGTCTACAAAGGTGTAGCAGATGGTGAATACTCTGTTGGGCTTACATTTGAAGAGCCAGTTGTGAATTATATGAATGATGGCGCCCCAGTACAGATAGTCTATCCAAAAGAAGGAACAATTGTGAAGCCTGATGGTGCCGCGATTATTAAAGGTGCAAAAAATCTGGAAAATGCCAAGAAATTCATTGATTTTATTACCAACGAAGAGTCACAAACAATGGTGGCAAATGAGCTAAATCGCCGTCCTGTTCTTTCTACAGTGAAAATCAAGAAGGATATCGGAATGAAGCCGCTTACGGAAATCAAATTAATTAGTGACGATCAAGCATGGTCAAACAAAAATAAAGAAACCATTCTAGATAAATTTAAGGATATTTTTACAAGTAATTAA
- the kynB gene encoding arylformamidase — MKIYDVSRKLENGMPVWPGDTAFQYVVSWPMEESGSVNVGSLQLSAHTGTHVDAPFHFDNNGKRIIELDLNLYIGPAKVIDMGGKESIGEADLRGVNLDGCKRVLFRTLAWENPSEFPEKIPHIKPDLAPYLASIGVKLIGLDVPSVDPIDSKELPAHHSLNENGIHILESLMLDEIEPGDYELIALPLPLVEGDGSPVRAILRR, encoded by the coding sequence ATGAAGATTTATGATGTTTCAAGAAAACTTGAGAATGGTATGCCTGTATGGCCCGGCGATACTGCGTTTCAATATGTGGTCTCGTGGCCAATGGAAGAAAGCGGCTCAGTCAATGTAGGTAGTCTTCAATTAAGCGCGCACACGGGAACGCATGTTGATGCTCCTTTTCATTTTGATAACAATGGAAAACGAATCATTGAACTTGATCTCAATCTTTACATCGGGCCAGCGAAAGTCATAGATATGGGTGGCAAGGAAAGTATTGGCGAAGCTGATTTGCGGGGGGTTAACCTTGATGGATGTAAGAGGGTGTTATTTCGAACACTTGCGTGGGAAAATCCAAGTGAATTCCCCGAGAAAATTCCTCATATTAAACCGGATTTAGCGCCTTATTTAGCAAGTATTGGGGTTAAGCTTATCGGCTTGGATGTACCGTCTGTGGATCCAATTGACAGCAAGGAGCTGCCTGCACACCATAGTTTGAATGAAAACGGAATTCACATATTGGAATCCCTTATGCTCGACGAAATCGAACCAGGTGACTACGAACTAATCGCCCTGCCGCTGCCACTCGTCGAAGGAGACGGCAGCCCCGTCCGCGCAATCCTACGACGATAG
- a CDS encoding WG repeat-containing protein — protein sequence MAEHDGDWISWILDAFETRAVYLFPAPVKEIGGTKWGYIDEKGKFVLQPIYDNAKDFQDNGLANVEMMDKSGLIDDNGYFIVKPKYDTIQPFSEGRAVVNDQQGNKVIDGSGKEITERAYSVAYPEYKGGRLLVGVTDSDEQYLHGFLNKRGKVVIPLIYPSASDFSEGKAVVKTKSGLYELIDLTGKVLQSYPFAFVDQYGQGLLVYKKREDGKLGYIDEQGKTVLEPQFSSAEAFIDDRAIVGLTVKNNQYYGVIDREGNFLIKPNYTSIMDLGENRFAIGKELAPEQPCLRSIYALADSDGRILTGFIFHDMNPFSDGVASVSDDQHTFFIDKNGKRKVHLPMVSGSGWLSFDKTLIKSEVDNRLVYFNRNSGVVWKQATIIPLNNQYSVIEHKYRPNREYVVYYPQVQGMENPAMVMVNKSLKELAGVKPVPAGKQLESNYTGDFEVTFYKKNLLVMEINGYDYMFCAAHGMPVKKYVHINLKNGSMYQLKDLFKLGSPYVKVISDMIMDQIKNNEQYSSYLSPDDYHGMKEDQPFFIREDALNIYFKHYEIASFAAGSPTFTIPFDELKDMINQDGEFWKSFQ from the coding sequence ATGGCCGAACATGATGGCGATTGGATCTCGTGGATCTTGGATGCTTTTGAAACAAGAGCGGTTTATCTTTTCCCTGCTCCAGTGAAAGAAATCGGCGGCACGAAATGGGGATATATTGATGAGAAAGGGAAATTTGTTCTCCAGCCGATATATGATAATGCCAAGGATTTTCAGGATAATGGTTTGGCGAATGTTGAGATGATGGATAAATCAGGCCTCATCGATGATAACGGGTATTTTATTGTGAAACCGAAATACGATACGATACAACCGTTTTCAGAAGGAAGGGCAGTCGTCAACGATCAGCAGGGGAATAAAGTTATTGACGGAAGTGGTAAGGAAATAACCGAAAGGGCCTATTCTGTCGCATACCCAGAGTATAAAGGTGGACGTTTATTAGTTGGGGTGACAGATTCGGATGAACAGTACTTGCATGGATTTTTGAATAAGAGAGGCAAAGTGGTTATTCCCCTTATCTATCCATCTGCCAGTGATTTTTCAGAGGGGAAAGCGGTTGTAAAAACAAAGAGCGGCCTCTACGAACTAATTGATCTTACCGGAAAGGTATTACAATCCTATCCGTTTGCGTTTGTTGATCAATATGGCCAAGGTCTTCTTGTATATAAAAAGAGGGAGGATGGAAAATTAGGGTATATCGATGAACAGGGGAAAACAGTCTTGGAGCCTCAGTTTTCAAGTGCAGAAGCATTTATCGACGACCGCGCTATTGTTGGTTTGACTGTAAAAAATAATCAATATTATGGCGTAATAGATAGAGAAGGAAATTTTTTAATTAAACCAAATTATACCAGTATTATGGATCTTGGCGAAAATCGGTTTGCAATTGGGAAAGAACTGGCACCAGAGCAGCCATGCTTAAGATCAATTTACGCGTTAGCAGATTCAGATGGCCGGATTCTAACAGGGTTTATTTTTCATGACATGAATCCATTTTCCGATGGGGTGGCTTCTGTTTCTGATGACCAGCATACGTTTTTTATTGATAAGAATGGGAAGAGGAAGGTACATCTTCCAATGGTCAGTGGCAGCGGCTGGCTAAGCTTTGACAAGACACTAATCAAGAGTGAAGTTGATAATCGCTTGGTGTATTTTAATCGAAATAGTGGTGTGGTCTGGAAGCAGGCGACCATTATCCCGCTAAATAATCAGTATTCAGTAATCGAACATAAATACAGACCGAATAGGGAATATGTTGTTTATTACCCACAGGTACAAGGAATGGAAAATCCGGCTATGGTTATGGTGAATAAGTCTTTAAAAGAGCTTGCGGGTGTAAAACCCGTGCCTGCCGGGAAGCAGCTGGAATCCAATTATACTGGTGACTTTGAGGTAACCTTCTACAAGAAGAACTTGCTTGTGATGGAGATAAATGGGTACGATTACATGTTTTGTGCTGCTCATGGGATGCCTGTTAAAAAGTATGTTCATATTAATCTTAAGAATGGTTCGATGTATCAGTTGAAAGACTTGTTTAAACTTGGGAGCCCTTATGTGAAAGTAATAAGTGATATGATTATGGATCAAATTAAAAATAATGAACAATATTCTTCTTATCTTTCTCCTGATGATTACCATGGAATGAAGGAGGATCAGCCGTTTTTTATTCGTGAGGATGCCCTAAATATTTACTTTAAGCATTATGAAATTGCCTCCTTTGCTGCGGGATCTCCAACCTTTACAATCCCCTTCGATGAACTGAAAGATATGATTAATCAAGACGGCGAGTTTTGGAAGTCGTTTCAGTAA
- a CDS encoding Crp/Fnr family transcriptional regulator, translated as MNCDHCCSHGSSCITSVPVFKGMKKEDLQLLQNVTRSRHFLKGEFIFQEGERSETLFVVNEGLIKLTKMSAEGKEQIVRLLFPGDFFGLFSLLRNEKHYANAEVIGSPTVICSIEKGDFLRTMEKNAELSYRFLLAVNDRLYEADESVGFLSLMEVEQRLARALILFHDKLNAFNGTFTLPITKKDLAGYIGTTPESISRKLLAFMSQKLIAMDGRRQIQILELDQLKSMAEMD; from the coding sequence ATGAACTGTGATCACTGTTGCTCGCATGGATCTTCATGTATCACATCTGTGCCCGTTTTTAAAGGGATGAAAAAAGAGGATCTTCAGCTATTACAAAATGTCACAAGGAGCCGTCACTTTTTAAAGGGTGAATTCATTTTTCAAGAGGGGGAGCGTTCCGAAACACTTTTTGTTGTGAATGAAGGCCTGATAAAGCTAACGAAAATGTCGGCTGAAGGAAAAGAACAAATTGTCCGTTTGTTGTTTCCTGGGGATTTCTTCGGGTTATTTTCATTACTTCGAAATGAAAAACATTATGCAAATGCTGAGGTTATTGGGAGTCCCACTGTCATTTGTTCCATTGAAAAAGGGGATTTCCTTAGGACGATGGAGAAGAATGCAGAATTATCCTACCGGTTTTTACTGGCTGTTAATGATCGTTTATATGAAGCAGATGAATCGGTTGGCTTCTTAAGTTTGATGGAGGTCGAACAGCGGCTTGCGCGGGCACTCATCCTTTTTCATGATAAATTGAATGCCTTTAATGGTACCTTTACATTACCAATAACGAAAAAAGATTTAGCGGGGTATATCGGGACAACTCCAGAATCAATAAGTAGAAAGCTATTAGCATTTATGTCCCAAAAGCTAATCGCCATGGACGGACGCAGACAAATACAAATTCTAGAGTTGGACCAACTTAAAAGTATGGCCGAAATGGACTAA
- a CDS encoding ABC transporter ATP-binding protein: MNKTLLQVDHLQTNFYTENGVVKAVNDVSFAIREGETVCIVGESGCGKSITALSLMQLIPENGKVESGEINFAGKNLLHLSKKDVRRLRGNEIGMIFQEPMTSLNPVFTIGEQMIEPIQEHLLLSKKDAYNKAMELITMLGIPNAEKVVNLYPHELSGGMLQRIMIAIAISCNPKLIIADEPTTALDVTIQAQILDLLREIKKEFNTSILLITHDLGVVAEMADYVVVMYAGKVVEEGPVLELFKNPQHPYTKGLLKAKPVIGERKDRLYTIAGQVPNLVNLQESCYFADRCEHAMDICRIKQPALHEISGGQKAACWLYEDGAE; the protein is encoded by the coding sequence ATGAATAAGACGCTGCTTCAAGTAGATCACCTGCAAACAAACTTTTACACAGAAAACGGCGTCGTGAAGGCAGTGAATGACGTTAGTTTTGCTATTCGTGAAGGAGAAACCGTGTGTATCGTTGGAGAGTCAGGATGCGGCAAAAGTATTACCGCATTGTCATTAATGCAGCTAATACCGGAAAACGGCAAGGTGGAAAGCGGAGAAATTAATTTTGCCGGAAAAAACCTGCTCCACTTATCAAAAAAGGATGTGCGCCGTTTAAGAGGGAATGAGATTGGCATGATCTTTCAGGAACCGATGACATCTTTAAATCCCGTTTTCACGATTGGTGAACAAATGATTGAACCAATCCAGGAACATTTATTGTTAAGTAAAAAGGATGCCTATAATAAGGCAATGGAACTGATTACAATGCTCGGAATCCCGAATGCTGAAAAGGTCGTCAATCTTTATCCTCATGAATTAAGCGGCGGGATGCTGCAACGGATTATGATTGCTATCGCCATTAGCTGTAATCCGAAGCTTATCATTGCGGATGAACCAACGACCGCTCTTGACGTAACCATCCAAGCACAAATATTAGACTTATTACGGGAGATAAAAAAGGAATTTAATACATCTATTTTGTTAATTACCCATGATCTTGGCGTTGTGGCAGAAATGGCTGATTATGTGGTGGTCATGTATGCGGGAAAAGTAGTGGAAGAGGGACCGGTTTTGGAGCTATTTAAGAACCCGCAGCATCCTTATACAAAAGGATTGTTGAAGGCAAAACCAGTGATTGGTGAACGGAAAGATCGTCTATATACCATTGCCGGCCAGGTTCCGAATTTAGTTAATCTGCAGGAATCCTGCTATTTTGCAGATCGCTGTGAGCATGCAATGGATATTTGCAGGATAAAGCAGCCGGCATTACATGAAATTTCGGGCGGGCAAAAAGCTGCGTGCTGGCTCTATGAGGACGGTGCAGAATAA
- a CDS encoding ABC transporter permease — protein sequence MKQYVLQRFLQMIVILFGTSFIIFFLFAMLPGDYIDSNINLTPQRAQELKALFGLDQPVLQRYFTWLGNALHGDFGYSLKHQEKVLSLLNKYVWNSFFVAIFALILTWSIALVTGVISAIKQYSLFDGLVTFFVFAAMSFPSFFISLLFIKWFGVDLQILPIGGMIDTGSTSTGLTYLLEVGKHMILPVLILTLLSIGSLTRYFRTGMLEVIRQDYIRTARAKGLKERVVIFKHALKNAILPAITLLAFELPGLFSGAIIMEQIFNWPGVGRIQLESVSFRDYPVLMAFTMFLSCLTIIGNFLADVTYAAVDPRIRLK from the coding sequence ATGAAACAGTACGTATTGCAGCGTTTTTTACAAATGATTGTCATCTTGTTCGGGACATCGTTTATCATTTTCTTCTTATTTGCGATGCTGCCGGGTGATTATATTGACTCAAATATTAATTTGACCCCGCAAAGGGCTCAAGAATTAAAAGCACTTTTTGGTTTAGATCAGCCGGTGTTGCAGAGGTACTTTACGTGGCTTGGAAATGCCTTACACGGTGATTTTGGTTACTCGCTCAAGCATCAGGAAAAGGTTTTATCCCTGTTAAATAAATATGTGTGGAATTCCTTTTTTGTTGCTATTTTTGCCTTAATCCTAACGTGGTCCATTGCCTTAGTGACGGGTGTCATTTCCGCCATTAAGCAATATTCCTTGTTTGATGGGCTAGTAACATTTTTTGTGTTTGCAGCGATGTCCTTTCCATCTTTTTTTATCAGCTTGCTATTTATTAAATGGTTCGGTGTCGATCTGCAAATCTTGCCAATTGGCGGAATGATTGATACGGGAAGTACCAGTACGGGGCTGACCTATCTTCTTGAAGTGGGCAAGCATATGATTCTACCTGTTCTCATCCTAACCTTACTTAGCATTGGATCGTTAACCCGCTATTTTCGCACTGGGATGCTTGAGGTGATTCGCCAGGACTATATACGAACCGCCCGAGCGAAGGGTTTAAAAGAGCGTGTGGTTATTTTTAAACATGCTTTAAAAAATGCCATTCTTCCAGCCATTACATTGCTTGCCTTTGAATTACCGGGGCTTTTTTCCGGTGCCATTATTATGGAACAAATCTTTAATTGGCCGGGTGTTGGAAGAATTCAGCTGGAATCAGTCAGCTTCCGCGATTATCCCGTATTGATGGCCTTTACGATGTTTTTATCCTGTTTAACCATTATTGGAAACTTTTTAGCGGATGTAACTTACGCTGCTGTTGATCCGAGAATTAGATTGAAATAG
- a CDS encoding ABC transporter substrate-binding protein yields MILSACALDSSSQKESPVPAKKGNTESASVKSTEGKEYKATNLAALPEKAKARKDLFIAGISAPGGVFLPYFYENGWDGNVTNPMFAPLVNLDKEGKPVGILAEKWDVSDDQLTYTFHLRKGLKFSDGSPLTADDVAFTLTLLYDPAYAGYQDISLAAIKGGKEYKEGKAQSIEGIKVIDKETIEITTEKVNAKSLLLLGGQVLSKAYYGKDYQYGKLDYLKELYPKPLGAGPYKFEKYIPGQEVRYVANEHYYAGKPKTKNLIFKVIDTSTSLQLFETGELDYAGFSADDDTVEQLKSLGFANIQVGPVNDFGFIYVNNTRPQFKDKEVRQALIYGLDRQKIVDVKFKGYGEVANVPVSKVSWAYDDEGINKYEFNADKAKELLDNAGWKVGKDGIREKDGKPFVIRYLTRTAEDPIIPIAKENYEDIGIKFEPEIMDFNALVAKLNEKDYDFAAVSTSQILDPSDPVEEFASANPNNAAGYSNPKVDELIQKGLNTLDIEKRKGIYHDLYKELNDNPPVILIHYRQSARAISGQIQGLYPDNYTGISASLPNISIKK; encoded by the coding sequence ATGATTCTCTCTGCTTGTGCTTTAGATAGTTCAAGTCAAAAGGAATCACCGGTACCAGCCAAGAAGGGAAACACAGAAAGTGCAAGCGTAAAAAGCACTGAAGGAAAAGAGTATAAAGCAACAAACCTTGCAGCACTTCCGGAAAAGGCAAAAGCGAGGAAGGATTTGTTCATTGCAGGAATTTCCGCACCAGGAGGCGTTTTCTTGCCATATTTTTATGAAAATGGTTGGGATGGAAACGTAACAAACCCTATGTTTGCTCCATTAGTGAATCTAGATAAGGAAGGAAAGCCTGTCGGAATCCTTGCTGAAAAATGGGATGTCTCTGATGATCAGCTTACATATACATTCCACTTAAGAAAAGGCTTAAAATTTAGTGACGGCTCACCGCTAACAGCAGACGATGTTGCCTTTACCTTAACACTTCTATATGATCCAGCATATGCCGGATACCAAGATATTTCTCTTGCGGCGATTAAAGGCGGGAAAGAGTATAAAGAAGGTAAGGCACAATCGATTGAAGGGATTAAAGTCATCGATAAAGAGACAATTGAAATTACAACTGAAAAAGTGAACGCGAAGTCCCTGCTTCTATTAGGCGGTCAAGTATTATCTAAAGCCTATTATGGTAAAGACTATCAATATGGTAAACTCGATTATTTAAAAGAACTTTATCCAAAACCACTTGGTGCAGGTCCATACAAATTTGAAAAATATATTCCTGGCCAAGAAGTCCGTTATGTGGCCAATGAACATTACTACGCAGGTAAGCCAAAAACAAAAAATCTCATTTTCAAGGTTATAGATACCTCCACCTCCCTGCAATTGTTTGAAACAGGCGAGCTTGATTATGCCGGTTTCTCTGCAGATGATGATACCGTGGAACAGTTGAAAAGCTTAGGATTTGCCAATATCCAAGTCGGCCCGGTAAATGACTTTGGCTTTATTTATGTAAACAATACACGTCCGCAGTTCAAGGATAAAGAAGTACGACAAGCATTGATTTATGGATTGGATCGCCAAAAAATTGTGGATGTGAAATTTAAAGGCTACGGAGAGGTTGCCAACGTTCCTGTCTCTAAAGTTTCATGGGCATATGACGATGAAGGTATTAACAAATATGAATTTAATGCGGATAAAGCGAAAGAATTACTTGATAATGCAGGCTGGAAGGTCGGTAAGGATGGCATCCGCGAAAAAGATGGCAAGCCATTCGTGATTCGGTATTTAACGAGAACAGCTGAAGATCCAATTATCCCTATTGCCAAAGAAAACTATGAGGATATTGGGATTAAATTCGAACCAGAAATCATGGACTTTAATGCCTTGGTTGCTAAGTTAAACGAGAAAGATTATGATTTCGCCGCAGTTTCGACGTCACAAATCTTAGACCCAAGTGATCCTGTTGAAGAATTTGCATCAGCTAACCCAAATAATGCTGCAGGCTATTCTAATCCTAAGGTTGATGAGTTAATCCAAAAAGGATTAAATACGTTAGATATTGAAAAACGTAAAGGCATCTATCACGATTTATACAAAGAACTAAATGACAACCCTCCTGTAATTCTGATTCACTATCGCCAAAGCGCCAGAGCGATTAGTGGTCAAATTCAAGGTTTATATCCAGATAACTATACAGGCATCAGCGCTAGCTTGCCGAACATTTCGATTAAAAAGTAA
- the opp4C gene encoding oligopeptide ABC transporter permease produces the protein MVTKQVTKKSVKSPSLWKQTYRRLKKNKLAMISLFFLIFMFLLSFIGPHFSPYIQDRTSIADMNQPPSSSHLLGTDNYGRDVLTRLMMAGQISLTIGIASMFLSVMIGSLLGAISGFYRGVVDMVIMRIADILMSIPGLPLLLILAAILSEWKVPAEYRLYIIMIMLSFVGWPGLARLVRGQILSLKEQPFMQATEVLGLRDRRKIIHHLIPNTIPLLLVVATLNVAGSILSESALSFLGLGVVPPTPSWGNMMNAANNFMDFRKRPWLWIPPGTTIFLTVVSINLLGDGLRDALDPKMRR, from the coding sequence ATTGTGACGAAACAAGTGACGAAGAAGAGCGTAAAATCACCTTCGTTATGGAAGCAAACGTATCGTCGCCTAAAAAAGAATAAATTAGCAATGATCAGTTTGTTTTTCCTGATATTTATGTTTTTACTGAGTTTTATTGGTCCGCATTTTTCACCGTACATTCAAGACAGAACGAGTATTGCTGATATGAATCAGCCGCCAAGCAGCTCGCACTTGCTTGGGACAGATAATTATGGGCGGGATGTGTTAACGAGATTAATGATGGCCGGACAAATCTCGTTAACCATCGGGATTGCTTCCATGTTTTTATCGGTGATGATTGGTTCATTGCTGGGGGCGATTTCGGGCTTTTATCGCGGCGTCGTCGATATGGTTATCATGCGGATCGCCGACATTCTTATGTCGATTCCAGGCTTACCGCTTCTATTGATTTTGGCAGCCATTCTATCAGAGTGGAAAGTTCCGGCTGAATACCGGCTTTATATTATTATGATTATGCTTAGCTTTGTTGGATGGCCAGGTCTTGCACGCCTAGTGCGAGGACAAATTTTATCATTGAAGGAACAGCCTTTTATGCAGGCAACGGAGGTACTGGGGTTAAGGGACCGCCGGAAAATAATCCACCATCTTATTCCGAATACCATCCCACTTCTTTTGGTTGTGGCGACCTTAAATGTAGCCGGTTCGATTTTAAGCGAGTCCGCATTAAGCTTTCTTGGACTTGGGGTCGTTCCGCCCACACCGTCATGGGGGAATATGATGAATGCAGCCAATAACTTTATGGATTTTAGGAAACGTCCATGGCTTTGGATTCCACCGGGAACCACTATTTTTCTAACTGTCGTTTCTATCAATTTACTGGGGGACGGACTAAGAGATGCACTTGATCCGAAAATGAGAAGGTAG
- a CDS encoding flavodoxin: MNATCLIVYASMTGNTEEIANLIASGIQEAGGTVSIKDILEVDVPDLQEYDGILLGAYTWGDGDLPDEFLDFYDEMDQLNLSGKRAAAFGSCDSSYEHRGGAVDILTEKLAELGAELVHEGLKIDLSPTTAEKEECMKFGQSFVEKF, from the coding sequence ATGAATGCAACCTGTTTAATTGTTTATGCAAGTATGACAGGGAATACAGAAGAAATAGCCAATCTTATTGCATCAGGCATTCAAGAGGCAGGGGGTACTGTCTCGATAAAGGATATCTTAGAAGTAGATGTTCCAGACCTTCAAGAATATGATGGGATATTATTGGGAGCCTATACGTGGGGAGACGGTGATCTTCCGGATGAGTTTCTCGACTTTTATGATGAAATGGATCAATTGAATTTATCAGGGAAAAGGGCAGCTGCATTTGGTTCCTGCGACTCTTCCTATGAGCATCGTGGGGGAGCGGTTGATATTCTCACGGAAAAACTGGCAGAACTGGGTGCCGAGCTTGTGCACGAAGGTTTAAAAATTGACCTTTCTCCAACCACTGCGGAAAAAGAAGAATGTATGAAGTTTGGTCAATCCTTTGTAGAAAAATTTTGA
- a CDS encoding oligopeptide/dipeptide ABC transporter ATP-binding protein, producing the protein MGEALLEVHNLKKYYSASKGMFKKFGDPLKAVDGVSFSIAKGEVFGLVGESGSGKSTIGKTILRLHEKTEGEVKFKGKDIFSLSKKELRNLRVQTQLVFQDPFSSLNPRLRVGDAIGEAMVEHGLVSKQEVRERVLEVMEKCGLAPFHIDRYPHEFSGGQRQRIVIARAMALNPEFIVMDEPVASLDVSIQAQIINLFSDLQRENGLSYLFISHDLSVVEHLCTKIAIMYLGNIVELASKEELFDHPLHPYTKALLSAVPIPDPMAKRERIILKGDIPSPINPPSGCKFRTRCPIATDLCAQQVPDYRDTGSGHFVACHYV; encoded by the coding sequence ATGGGCGAAGCATTATTAGAGGTTCATAATCTAAAAAAATACTATTCTGCTTCAAAAGGTATGTTTAAAAAATTCGGAGATCCGTTGAAGGCTGTTGATGGGGTTAGTTTTTCAATTGCCAAAGGCGAAGTGTTTGGGCTTGTTGGTGAATCTGGAAGTGGGAAATCGACGATTGGTAAAACCATTTTACGCCTCCATGAGAAGACAGAAGGAGAGGTAAAGTTTAAGGGGAAAGATATTTTTTCATTATCCAAAAAGGAGCTCCGCAATCTTCGTGTGCAAACACAGCTTGTATTTCAAGATCCGTTTAGTTCGTTAAATCCAAGGCTCCGAGTGGGGGACGCAATTGGCGAGGCCATGGTCGAGCACGGTCTTGTTTCAAAACAGGAGGTACGCGAGCGAGTGTTAGAGGTAATGGAAAAGTGCGGATTAGCTCCGTTTCATATTGATCGATATCCACATGAATTTTCCGGCGGACAGCGGCAGCGTATCGTTATTGCTAGAGCGATGGCGCTAAATCCTGAGTTTATTGTTATGGATGAACCAGTCGCATCACTTGATGTATCCATTCAAGCGCAAATAATAAATCTATTCAGTGACCTCCAGAGGGAAAATGGATTATCCTATCTGTTTATTTCCCATGATTTAAGTGTTGTGGAACACCTTTGTACGAAAATTGCCATTATGTATTTGGGGAATATTGTAGAATTGGCTTCTAAAGAAGAGTTATTTGATCATCCACTTCATCCTTATACAAAAGCACTCTTATCGGCTGTGCCCATTCCAGACCCCATGGCCAAGAGAGAGCGGATTATTTTAAAAGGGGATATTCCAAGCCCTATAAATCCGCCCTCAGGCTGTAAGTTTCGGACCAGATGTCCGATAGCGACTGACCTTTGTGCACAACAGGTGCCGGATTATCGCGACACAGGAAGCGGCCATTTTGTTGCCTGTCATTATGTATAA
- a CDS encoding amino acid decarboxylase, with the protein MFEIIDKKAVMDIRERVAKGEHPRREILNFIKAAPVGTIFEIHLPHRGEPLIANLQSFGMNVIVNEIEPMHFRLMAVKLDEF; encoded by the coding sequence ATGTTTGAAATAATTGATAAAAAAGCAGTCATGGATATCCGGGAACGTGTTGCAAAGGGGGAACATCCACGACGGGAAATTTTAAACTTTATTAAAGCGGCACCAGTAGGTACTATTTTTGAAATTCATTTACCACATCGCGGTGAGCCGTTAATCGCCAATTTACAATCTTTTGGAATGAACGTGATTGTCAATGAAATCGAACCGATGCATTTTCGCCTAATGGCAGTAAAATTGGATGAGTTTTAG
- a CDS encoding heavy-metal-associated domain-containing protein translates to MSMIEIPLNDVACTGCIGKIKRQMQRTNGIEKVEIVSGTGKIQINFNESIIQSEEINRNLNKIILRTFD, encoded by the coding sequence ATGAGTATGATTGAAATCCCATTAAATGATGTGGCCTGCACCGGTTGTATCGGGAAGATAAAAAGACAGATGCAACGAACAAATGGAATAGAAAAAGTAGAAATTGTATCTGGAACCGGTAAAATCCAAATTAACTTTAATGAAAGCATCATTCAATCGGAGGAAATTAACCGTAACCTAAATAAGATTATACTGCGAACATTTGATTAA